In Crinalium epipsammum PCC 9333, the following are encoded in one genomic region:
- a CDS encoding CRISPR-associated protein: MSRVVISTIGTSLLTNQINRNTENNWYSRLRDTANITFKEIADQHPDVTEIIQVLQTRGKAKIDTDDINLIRSASAELNGIYGLYKGRLETGKEQRDIHWLITTDTYQGITTAQIVKNFLQKRGIIVDIYAPRQLSTASSESFSNGIDDLISWLDNNIYPYKQSHYQICFNLVGSFKSLQGYLNTIGMFYADEIIYIFEGKNSELITIPRLPISIDYTAIAPYKLQLALMDAGAVMNAEIVRGIHESMIYPPGKSELTLSTWGQLVWNQCKKEMLSQELLPFERLQYRPSFVADYKNIRSQDEKVKLQETLAKVSYLLNQSNGDTSVLKKDGGLQYDKYTNKGNIEHFRVTQGLRISCVAISGMLELRRYGAEPVVNNNP, translated from the coding sequence ATGTCTAGAGTTGTAATTTCCACCATTGGAACTAGCTTGCTTACCAATCAGATTAACCGCAATACTGAAAATAATTGGTATAGTCGGTTAAGGGATACGGCTAATATTACTTTTAAAGAAATAGCCGATCAACATCCCGATGTAACAGAAATAATTCAGGTATTACAAACTAGGGGAAAAGCTAAAATCGATACCGATGATATTAACTTAATTAGGTCTGCTAGTGCCGAATTAAATGGTATTTATGGCTTGTATAAAGGTAGATTAGAAACTGGCAAAGAACAGCGAGATATTCATTGGTTAATCACTACTGATACTTACCAGGGTATTACTACTGCCCAAATTGTCAAGAATTTCCTTCAAAAGCGAGGAATCATTGTAGATATTTACGCTCCCAGGCAACTTTCTACTGCTAGTAGCGAAAGCTTTTCTAATGGCATTGATGACTTAATTAGCTGGCTAGATAATAATATTTATCCTTACAAGCAAAGTCATTATCAAATTTGCTTTAATTTGGTAGGCAGTTTTAAAAGTTTGCAAGGATATCTCAATACAATTGGGATGTTTTATGCTGATGAAATTATTTACATTTTTGAAGGTAAAAATTCTGAACTAATAACTATCCCTCGTTTGCCAATTAGCATTGATTATACAGCGATCGCCCCTTATAAACTGCAACTAGCGTTGATGGATGCTGGCGCTGTAATGAATGCTGAAATAGTACGCGGTATTCATGAATCTATGATCTATCCTCCAGGCAAAAGTGAGTTAACTTTATCGACTTGGGGACAATTAGTTTGGAATCAGTGCAAAAAGGAAATGCTTTCCCAAGAACTTTTACCTTTTGAAAGATTGCAGTATCGCCCCTCTTTCGTTGCTGACTATAAAAATATTCGCAGTCAAGATGAAAAAGTAAAATTGCAAGAAACTCTAGCTAAAGTTTCTTATTTACTTAACCAATCAAACGGCGATACTAGCGTTCTCAAAAAGGATGGCGGATTGCAATATGACAAATACACAAATAAAGGAAATATTGAGCATTTTCGCGTTACTCAGGGTTTGCGAATAAGTTGTGTAGCTATTTCAGGTATGTTAGAACTTAGGCGTTATGGTGCAGAACCTGTTGTGAATAACAATCCCTAA
- a CDS encoding RAMP superfamily CRISPR-associated protein has translation MARKIDSRIKVTGTLIAQSPIHVGGINDNPEVDLTIAVNGQGHYYIPGTSLAGAFRNWMQMYTGSEHFINGLWGFQEKKGGNNGHASFILIEDAIVQGAVLEIRDGVGINRFSGTAAEQAKYDRAILTRGSKINLDITFEVTSKASADWSKYQKLFFQLIDALQHGEIRLGAAKTRGLGKVKLLNAKVIEQDLLTHSGIIQALQNQGNVLNLSQLTNQITISSANPILDIVINWTPQSPLMVKAEGDGIAVDILPLVSAVDSSVTFVLPGSSVKGTLRSQAERIIRTVRNLTIPNDSNNGQTFIQQVEVALVKDIFGTAAKNEGENQFGKIGSLSVDDCYANIPISVNDWENIKSATNETNLIQVLNRANLTNTQQVFHVAVDRWTGGAAEGFLYTTLEPMGISWQPLRLSLNLGRLESNSLPALALLLLVLRDLSQRKIPLGYATNRGMGAIKVDSISIQGRNLDEALSAFLPATLNNGNIATLHRKFLDQLNKAWQQWIELPTTNNG, from the coding sequence ATGGCACGAAAAATTGATTCACGCATCAAAGTAACTGGCACATTAATTGCTCAAAGTCCTATCCATGTAGGCGGTATTAATGATAATCCAGAAGTTGATTTAACAATAGCAGTTAACGGTCAAGGTCATTACTATATCCCTGGAACCAGTTTAGCAGGTGCCTTCCGAAATTGGATGCAAATGTACACCGGATCGGAACATTTTATTAATGGTTTGTGGGGGTTTCAAGAAAAGAAAGGTGGTAATAACGGTCATGCCAGTTTTATTTTAATAGAAGATGCGATCGTTCAAGGTGCTGTTTTAGAAATTCGGGATGGAGTTGGTATAAATCGGTTTTCTGGGACAGCCGCAGAACAAGCAAAATACGATCGCGCTATCCTGACCAGAGGTTCTAAAATTAATTTAGATATAACTTTTGAAGTTACTTCTAAAGCATCGGCTGATTGGTCAAAGTATCAAAAGTTATTTTTCCAGCTAATTGATGCTTTGCAACACGGAGAAATTCGTCTTGGTGCTGCTAAAACTAGAGGTTTGGGTAAAGTAAAATTACTTAATGCTAAAGTTATCGAACAAGATTTACTCACCCATTCTGGAATTATACAAGCTTTACAAAATCAAGGTAACGTCCTTAACTTAAGTCAACTGACTAACCAAATTACCATCTCTAGTGCAAATCCAATCTTAGATATAGTAATTAACTGGACACCTCAAAGTCCGCTTATGGTCAAAGCTGAAGGAGATGGCATTGCTGTTGATATTTTACCTTTAGTTAGTGCTGTTGATAGTAGCGTTACTTTTGTTTTACCAGGTAGTTCTGTTAAAGGTACGTTGCGAAGTCAAGCAGAACGCATTATCCGTACTGTTCGTAATTTAACAATTCCTAACGATAGTAATAATGGTCAAACATTTATCCAACAAGTAGAAGTTGCTTTAGTAAAAGACATTTTTGGCACTGCTGCTAAAAATGAAGGAGAAAACCAGTTTGGGAAAATTGGTTCCTTATCTGTAGATGATTGCTATGCTAATATTCCTATTAGTGTTAATGATTGGGAAAATATCAAGTCTGCTACTAATGAAACCAATCTCATACAGGTATTAAATCGAGCAAATTTGACCAATACTCAACAAGTTTTTCATGTAGCAGTAGATCGCTGGACGGGAGGAGCAGCAGAGGGCTTTTTATATACTACTCTAGAACCAATGGGAATATCTTGGCAACCTTTACGCCTGAGTTTAAATTTAGGGCGTTTGGAGTCAAATTCTTTGCCCGCTTTAGCTTTGCTTTTATTAGTATTGCGAGATTTATCCCAAAGAAAAATACCTTTAGGATATGCAACTAATCGAGGTATGGGTGCGATTAAGGTTGATAGTATTTCTATTCAAGGACGCAATTTAGATGAAGCTCTCTCTGCATTCTTACCAGCAACTTTAAATAATGGCAATATTGCTACTCTACATCGAAAATTTTTAGACCAATTAAATAAAGCATGGCAACAATGGATTGAATTACCAACAACTAACAATGGTTAA
- a CDS encoding RAMP superfamily CRISPR-associated protein: MSNKQSLKAQSSFSATLSIISDWHVGSGTGISGDIDKLVQRDTDGLPYIPAKTLTGIWRDACEIVARGLDNGTNGNWSKWVEYLFGEQPAVAKGAIETPPRPAALSIRSAYLPDNLRQALKQKLELKNAVTFVKPGISIDPESGCAKQDFLRFEEMVRGGTSLNAKCELTLPQNPEQQLAAYALLIAGGQFIERLGGKRRRGAGKCKLAVEKDINPWINWLQQHPQAPPIPDLDVERRDTAPGKVENQTDNSWVSVKLRVKTESPVIISKRTVGNVVESLDYIPGTHLLRLVRRRLSKLNLNIDPAIACGQIIVTNATVEIDNQQGKPVPLCLFSEKATGGLSKGGKIYNRFVENEPEGQLKGERAGYINFQSQTIKHKTVNLCIDTHNTVEDQYQRPTSDVGGVYSYQAIQSNTILQAEIRLCSSLAKELSKQRSDWWNLLKGSDRIGQSKKDNYGAVRLEVLGNPAQLSANTDVNNSHELTVLLLSDVLLRDERLRPTTSIDCLAAELAKLLEVDKLTIRKDKDNKLSLMARQNRIDSWQVRWGLPRPSLVGLSAGSCMVFTVEGNLDPNKLAEITARGIGDRRSEGYGQICFNHPLITLATSNLQVAGEVQLNSSSIRPELIKPSDLTFNYARIIEREAWREAIRKTCLFLVSSEQSRAHILGIKITRSDDELKSEPPMSQLGGLRSILSRLQTVTDANRAIAWLVSLEATPNRKDKWSKTDDALGKIRNLISNQNRVWQILNIDSAKITLTATGQQDLKNELWAEAVRTLVDACIRAHKRDCEG; encoded by the coding sequence GTGAGCAATAAGCAATCATTAAAAGCTCAAAGTTCCTTTAGTGCCACTTTATCTATAATTAGCGATTGGCACGTTGGATCGGGAACGGGTATTAGTGGAGATATTGATAAATTAGTACAGCGCGATACCGATGGACTTCCTTACATTCCCGCCAAAACATTAACAGGTATCTGGCGAGATGCGTGTGAAATAGTAGCTAGGGGATTAGATAATGGCACAAACGGAAATTGGAGTAAATGGGTAGAATATTTATTTGGCGAACAACCCGCCGTAGCAAAAGGTGCGATCGAAACTCCCCCACGTCCAGCAGCTTTATCAATTCGTTCTGCCTATTTACCAGACAATTTAAGGCAAGCATTAAAGCAAAAGTTGGAATTAAAAAACGCCGTTACTTTTGTTAAGCCAGGTATTAGTATCGATCCTGAATCAGGTTGTGCAAAACAAGACTTTCTCCGCTTTGAAGAAATGGTCAGAGGTGGCACATCTTTAAATGCTAAGTGCGAATTAACCTTACCACAAAATCCAGAGCAACAGTTGGCAGCTTACGCTTTATTAATTGCTGGCGGTCAATTTATAGAACGCTTAGGAGGTAAACGCCGCCGAGGTGCAGGTAAGTGTAAATTAGCAGTCGAAAAAGATATTAATCCCTGGATTAATTGGTTACAACAACATCCCCAAGCACCTCCTATTCCCGATTTAGATGTAGAGAGGCGAGATACCGCGCCTGGAAAAGTTGAAAATCAAACAGATAATAGTTGGGTGTCGGTAAAATTGCGGGTAAAAACTGAATCGCCAGTAATTATCAGCAAACGAACAGTTGGTAACGTAGTAGAAAGCTTAGATTATATTCCTGGCACACATTTACTAAGATTAGTCAGGCGTAGATTAAGCAAATTAAACTTAAATATAGATCCCGCGATCGCTTGCGGTCAAATCATCGTTACTAATGCCACTGTAGAAATAGATAACCAGCAAGGGAAACCAGTACCTTTATGTTTATTCTCAGAAAAAGCAACCGGAGGGTTGAGTAAAGGCGGCAAAATATACAATCGCTTTGTTGAAAATGAACCAGAAGGACAACTCAAAGGGGAACGTGCAGGTTACATTAACTTTCAATCCCAAACAATTAAGCACAAAACTGTCAATCTCTGTATCGACACGCACAACACTGTTGAAGACCAATATCAACGCCCTACCAGTGATGTTGGCGGCGTTTACAGTTACCAAGCAATTCAATCTAATACTATCCTGCAAGCAGAGATTAGATTGTGCTCTTCATTAGCAAAAGAGTTAAGTAAACAGCGATCGGATTGGTGGAACTTACTTAAGGGTAGCGATCGCATCGGTCAATCTAAAAAAGATAATTACGGCGCTGTCCGACTGGAAGTTTTAGGCAATCCGGCGCAACTATCAGCAAATACTGATGTCAACAATTCTCACGAATTAACAGTATTGTTGCTATCTGATGTTCTGCTGCGAGATGAAAGATTGCGCCCTACTACTTCTATTGATTGTTTGGCAGCAGAATTGGCAAAACTTTTGGAAGTAGACAAGCTAACTATCAGAAAAGATAAAGATAATAAATTATCTTTAATGGCACGTCAAAATCGGATAGACTCTTGGCAAGTCAGATGGGGATTACCCCGCCCTTCTTTAGTGGGTTTGAGTGCCGGAAGCTGTATGGTATTTACAGTAGAAGGTAATCTCGATCCGAATAAATTAGCAGAAATTACAGCTAGAGGTATAGGCGATCGCAGATCTGAAGGTTACGGTCAAATCTGTTTCAATCATCCATTAATAACCCTAGCAACCTCTAATTTACAAGTAGCTGGAGAAGTTCAATTAAATTCATCATCAATAAGACCAGAATTGATTAAACCAAGCGATCTCACCTTTAACTACGCCCGTATTATTGAACGGGAAGCATGGCGCGAAGCAATTCGTAAAACTTGCCTTTTTCTAGTAAGTAGCGAACAATCTCGTGCTCATATTCTGGGAATCAAAATTACTAGAAGCGATGATGAATTAAAAAGCGAACCGCCGATGAGTCAACTAGGTGGGTTGCGATCAATTTTATCAAGATTGCAAACTGTAACAGATGCGAATAGGGCGATCGCATGGTTAGTCAGTTTAGAAGCAACGCCAAACCGTAAAGATAAATGGAGTAAAACTGATGATGCTTTAGGGAAAATCCGCAACTTAATTTCCAATCAAAATCGAGTTTGGCAAATTTTAAACATCGATTCTGCAAAAATCACTTTAACCGCAACAGGACAACAAGATTTAAAAAATGAACTTTGGGCGGAAGCAGTGCGAACTTTAGTCGATGCTTGCATTCGCGCCCATAAACGAGATTGTGAGGGGTAA
- a CDS encoding TIGR03986 family type III CRISPR-associated RAMP protein, translating into MTIGTLVLVGKNKNLQVKFTNANGKEVYMPIPEAELSAPVVAKKRNAIAQLEGLEVELEVLNGQPKQVREKGKIFERPQANNAGSRQQQAIQRNPNPLPNRMNNATSANIRGDFHNPYNFIPAPPRKTDHPTLGDSRPVGHGCYHNNYWSGKITVTLTTVTPLLIPDAANLEKDDKGHKTYPVRVGVDGKPYLPPTSIKGMLRSAYEAVTNSRFGIFEKHNDRLAYRMEAKVTNVPARVERQGESLVLRIMEESSLLGNAAKLPRYQKPGSPPDKGERTAALKYDQSNQLPQHGDAVWVQINITGEVTRIIRRNGNSSPGNNWKKGWVCVTGANINGKKYERVFIEDNNNLKINVTEPIKALWRELITNYQETHIKDVEKRRDRNPPQSPQDYLGHKPGDTAWSRHIYTESEKELREGTLCYVELQGNQVTGLMPVTISRRLYNIAPEKLLDLSLHPATDMSQLSPADRVFGWVNQKGKGAYKGNLRISTVQCNTDDAIEPFSEPGVPLAILGQPKPQQARFYVAQDPKGTPLAANTGKQSGYLSNYGLRGRKVYPHHQDLPSNYWDNPTQDRTQIENNHHFQEYRRPKLRNVEQRDDQNRSILGWVKPSVQFSFEIDVTNLSDVELGALVWLLSLSENYHHHLGGGKPLGFGSVHLVINWQQSDLRQGQDWQQFYSDLLSNDNAKNEQARFTVETFKQQLTAAYSSGNQFDQIPFIKAFCVAAQGFTDGNPIHYPRLTPELNPNGEAFKWFVENERTNGLKMSLPELASDRGLPFKPSI; encoded by the coding sequence ATGACTATTGGTACTCTTGTGCTTGTGGGTAAGAATAAAAACTTACAAGTTAAATTTACTAATGCTAATGGTAAAGAAGTTTATATGCCTATCCCTGAAGCAGAATTATCTGCACCTGTAGTAGCGAAAAAAAGGAATGCGATCGCGCAATTAGAAGGTTTAGAAGTAGAACTAGAAGTATTGAACGGACAACCTAAACAAGTGCGAGAAAAAGGTAAAATTTTTGAAAGACCTCAAGCTAATAATGCTGGAAGTAGACAGCAGCAAGCAATACAAAGAAATCCTAATCCTTTACCAAATAGAATGAATAACGCTACATCTGCAAATATACGAGGTGATTTTCACAACCCTTATAACTTTATTCCCGCGCCACCCAGAAAAACAGATCATCCTACTTTAGGAGACTCTCGCCCTGTCGGACATGGATGCTATCACAATAATTATTGGAGTGGCAAAATTACTGTCACCCTTACTACTGTTACCCCCCTATTAATTCCCGATGCAGCGAATTTAGAAAAAGATGATAAAGGTCACAAAACTTATCCAGTGCGAGTTGGTGTAGATGGTAAACCTTATTTACCGCCAACTTCAATTAAAGGAATGCTAAGAAGTGCTTACGAAGCAGTAACAAATTCTCGATTTGGGATTTTTGAAAAACATAACGATCGCCTCGCTTATCGCATGGAAGCTAAAGTTACTAATGTTCCTGCTAGGGTAGAACGTCAAGGCGAAAGCTTAGTTTTAAGGATAATGGAAGAGTCTTCTTTGCTAGGTAATGCGGCTAAACTACCCCGCTATCAAAAACCAGGATCGCCTCCTGATAAAGGGGAAAGAACGGCAGCATTAAAATACGATCAATCTAATCAATTACCGCAACATGGCGATGCTGTTTGGGTACAGATAAATATCACTGGAGAAGTCACCCGAATTATCAGAAGAAATGGCAATTCTTCACCTGGTAACAATTGGAAAAAAGGTTGGGTATGTGTTACAGGCGCAAATATTAACGGTAAAAAATACGAACGAGTTTTTATTGAAGACAACAATAACCTCAAGATTAATGTTACTGAACCAATCAAAGCCTTATGGCGAGAACTAATTACCAATTATCAAGAAACTCACATTAAAGATGTAGAAAAGCGGCGCGATCGCAACCCTCCGCAATCCCCGCAAGATTACCTCGGTCACAAACCAGGGGATACTGCTTGGTCACGACATATTTATACAGAAAGCGAAAAAGAATTACGGGAAGGAACGCTTTGCTATGTTGAATTGCAAGGAAACCAAGTAACAGGTTTAATGCCTGTAACTATTTCTCGTCGCTTGTATAATATTGCCCCAGAGAAACTTTTAGATTTATCTTTGCATCCAGCTACAGATATGAGTCAGCTTTCGCCAGCTGATCGCGTATTTGGTTGGGTAAATCAAAAGGGTAAAGGTGCATACAAAGGGAATTTACGCATTAGTACAGTGCAATGTAATACTGATGATGCGATCGAGCCATTTTCTGAACCTGGTGTACCTCTAGCTATTTTAGGACAACCAAAACCACAACAAGCTCGATTTTATGTTGCTCAAGATCCCAAAGGTACGCCTTTAGCTGCAAATACAGGTAAGCAATCTGGCTATCTGTCTAATTATGGCTTGCGAGGGCGGAAAGTTTATCCGCATCATCAAGACTTACCTAGTAATTATTGGGATAATCCTACACAAGATAGAACCCAGATTGAAAATAATCACCATTTTCAAGAATATCGCCGTCCTAAATTAAGAAATGTAGAGCAAAGAGACGACCAAAATCGCTCGATTTTAGGATGGGTCAAACCTAGCGTTCAATTTAGTTTTGAAATTGATGTCACCAATCTTTCCGATGTCGAATTAGGTGCATTAGTGTGGTTGTTAAGTCTCTCTGAAAATTACCATCATCATTTAGGTGGTGGTAAACCTTTAGGTTTTGGTAGCGTACATCTGGTTATTAATTGGCAGCAAAGTGATTTGCGTCAAGGTCAAGACTGGCAGCAATTTTACTCTGATTTGCTATCAAATGATAATGCTAAGAATGAACAGGCTAGATTTACAGTTGAAACTTTTAAACAACAATTAACTGCTGCTTACAGTAGTGGTAATCAGTTTGATCAAATCCCTTTTATTAAAGCTTTTTGCGTCGCAGCACAAGGCTTTACAGATGGTAACCCAATTCATTATCCCAGACTTACTCCAGAACTAAATCCCAATGGTGAAGCTTTCAAATGGTTTGTAGAAAATGAACGTACTAACGGGCTTAAGATGTCATTACCTGAGTTAGCTAGCGATCGCGGTTTGCCTTTCAAACCTTCTATTTAA
- a CDS encoding Cas10/Cmr2 second palm domain-containing protein, whose protein sequence is MYLVLIETSGNQNFIFSTNKLRENIGASELTYRACTRWVLEAVAQVNNSRGISLWTTDGRQLGRNLFNKQLNQQIESANNRVEVIIATSGKALLIAKDEETAKTLIRYVTKKAVIEAPGLEICGVFQEFNWEEDLIGKVNSEVHQKYELVRSQKPSNNLRFTRLPVITDCATSGLPAGELFPNPEPNEKPISTSAVSAAKQRCSEGASNRMIALLEGGDRFSEDIDDIKSDWIAIIHADGNGLGEIFLKFHEHISADRPNKNRDYIDKLRKFSLCLDICTERAFNTALDQIKPFIEINNNLIPLVPLVLGGDDLTVVCDGKFALKFTQEFLKAFEQETASITHYEGIIPEIAKTALKVGRLSACAGIAIIKPHFPFSVGYDLSEALMKSAKKIKKIVVNDAEKPYPCSSLDFHVLYDSSNVNFEKIRGKLHLDGGKTQLYVRPYVVTEINNLSNAKQGLEWANFHHWQKLENSVKVLVDKDLEGRRKLPNSQMHDLRESLFLGKNAADGKFQLICDRYHDNGISQLAGDENSLFSLEPDLGIYKTILLDAIEAADFLIV, encoded by the coding sequence ATGTATTTGGTATTAATTGAAACTTCGGGAAATCAAAATTTTATCTTTTCCACCAACAAACTTAGAGAAAATATTGGTGCTTCTGAATTAACTTATCGCGCTTGTACTAGATGGGTATTAGAAGCGGTAGCACAGGTAAATAATTCTCGCGGTATTTCTCTGTGGACAACAGACGGCAGGCAACTAGGAAGAAATTTGTTTAATAAACAACTCAATCAACAAATTGAATCTGCTAATAATCGCGTAGAAGTAATTATCGCTACGTCTGGTAAAGCACTGCTAATCGCTAAAGATGAAGAAACAGCTAAAACTCTTATACGTTACGTTACTAAAAAAGCTGTTATCGAAGCACCTGGATTAGAAATTTGTGGAGTATTTCAAGAATTTAACTGGGAAGAAGATTTAATTGGAAAAGTCAACAGTGAAGTACACCAAAAATACGAACTGGTACGTTCCCAAAAACCGAGTAATAACTTACGATTTACCCGCTTACCTGTAATTACAGATTGTGCCACCAGTGGTTTACCTGCAGGAGAATTATTTCCCAATCCCGAACCTAACGAAAAACCAATTTCTACATCTGCTGTTAGTGCTGCCAAACAAAGATGTAGTGAAGGCGCATCTAATCGGATGATAGCACTATTAGAAGGTGGAGATAGATTTTCTGAAGATATTGACGACATTAAATCAGATTGGATCGCGATAATTCATGCTGACGGCAATGGTTTAGGCGAAATATTTCTCAAATTTCACGAACATATCAGTGCCGATAGACCCAACAAAAATCGCGATTATATAGATAAATTAAGAAAATTTTCTTTATGTCTAGATATTTGTACAGAAAGAGCATTTAACACAGCTTTGGATCAAATTAAACCTTTTATAGAAATTAATAATAATTTAATTCCTTTAGTACCGTTAGTTTTAGGAGGAGATGATTTAACAGTAGTTTGCGATGGGAAATTTGCACTCAAATTTACCCAGGAATTTCTCAAAGCATTTGAGCAAGAAACTGCTTCAATAACGCATTACGAAGGAATTATCCCCGAAATTGCTAAAACAGCATTAAAGGTAGGTCGCTTATCAGCTTGTGCGGGTATTGCTATTATTAAACCTCATTTTCCTTTTTCAGTTGGCTACGATTTATCAGAAGCTTTAATGAAATCTGCTAAGAAAATTAAAAAAATCGTTGTTAATGATGCTGAAAAACCTTATCCTTGTTCTAGTTTAGATTTTCATGTATTATATGATTCTAGCAATGTCAATTTTGAAAAAATTCGGGGTAAACTCCATCTTGATGGTGGAAAAACTCAACTTTACGTTCGTCCTTATGTAGTTACTGAAATAAACAATTTAAGTAATGCTAAACAAGGACTAGAATGGGCAAATTTTCACCATTGGCAAAAGCTAGAAAATAGCGTAAAAGTGCTAGTAGATAAAGATTTAGAAGGTCGCCGTAAGTTACCTAATAGCCAAATGCACGATTTAAGAGAGAGTTTATTTTTAGGTAAAAATGCGGCTGATGGAAAGTTTCAATTAATCTGCGATCGCTACCACGATAATGGGATTTCACAATTAGCCGGAGATGAAAATTCTCTGTTTAGCTTGGAACCAGATTTAGGAATTTACAAAACAATCCTCTTAGATGCGATTGAAGCAGCAGATTTTTTAATAGTGTGA
- a CDS encoding HARBI1 family protein: MEQWVLVVDSSEQARERPTDYSNQKKYYSGKKKNHTLKNQFIILPDGSEIVDVTIGKPGPSSDINLFRERREKFATSQKFKADKGYIGESQIETPHKKPKLQELSIDQKRENKEISTQRIVVEHIIRLVKIFRVATERFRLRPKHYDQVIQIVCGLVRLRIGALMLAM, from the coding sequence CTGGAGCAGTGGGTATTAGTAGTAGATAGCTCAGAGCAAGCCAGGGAAAGACCTACTGACTACAGCAACCAGAAAAAGTATTATTCAGGAAAGAAGAAAAACCATACACTAAAAAATCAGTTTATTATCTTACCAGATGGGTCAGAGATAGTAGACGTGACAATAGGGAAACCTGGGCCGAGTAGTGATATCAATTTGTTTAGAGAGCGACGAGAAAAATTTGCAACTAGCCAAAAGTTTAAAGCGGACAAAGGTTATATAGGAGAAAGTCAAATTGAAACTCCACATAAAAAACCTAAGCTTCAAGAATTAAGCATTGACCAAAAGCGAGAAAATAAGGAAATATCAACGCAACGAATTGTAGTTGAGCATATCATTAGATTGGTAAAAATTTTTCGAGTGGCTACTGAGCGATTCCGGTTGAGACCAAAACATTATGACCAAGTAATCCAGATAGTTTGTGGTTTAGTTAGGTTGAGGATTGGAGCCTTAATGCTAGCAATGTAA
- a CDS encoding helix-turn-helix domain-containing protein produces MSSVLEYITSNPQETKRLLGIDYQQLQWLIVEAEALFNQSQAVEEEAKIRIIKKGGGRKPKLSVSEQILLTLVYLHHMPTFQLLGVQFGVSESTAHNIFHDWIEILGELLPPSLLEQVKKNPMIGKGIKKSWSSGY; encoded by the coding sequence ATGAGTTCTGTACTGGAATACATCACATCTAATCCTCAAGAAACTAAACGTTTGCTCGGAATTGATTACCAACAGTTGCAATGGTTAATTGTAGAAGCAGAAGCTCTATTCAACCAATCCCAAGCTGTAGAGGAAGAAGCCAAAATTAGAATAATAAAAAAAGGTGGTGGTAGAAAGCCAAAATTATCTGTGTCAGAGCAAATATTATTAACCTTAGTTTATCTGCACCATATGCCGACATTTCAACTATTAGGTGTGCAGTTCGGGGTAAGTGAATCAACGGCACACAATATATTCCATGACTGGATAGAAATTTTGGGTGAATTGTTACCGCCCTCACTTTTAGAACAAGTAAAAAAAAATCCCATGATTGGGAAAGGTATAAAGAAGTCCTGGAGCAGTGGGTATTAG
- the csx19 gene encoding type III-D CRISPR-associated protein Csx19 — protein sequence MVNLHGRTTNNITLLEALKNCANALAKNSHAVALLYSPDWCKFGYLQFDGNLVDSKGTSFDLSSVFEAKVFNDKAELRWLNELNGVGKAVLISEADISSCLTDNINILTAIDTNEQCYLLWGEKVRSLSTPGWTRLAAARIGAIDVPVSSQTDEARIYLQTLEYLGEDEYGNVAVVEERLIRLIEKRVIKSEVK from the coding sequence ATGGTTAACTTACACGGACGTACCACCAATAATATTACTTTGCTAGAAGCATTAAAAAATTGTGCGAATGCTTTAGCTAAAAATTCTCACGCAGTAGCATTACTTTATTCTCCTGATTGGTGTAAATTTGGATATTTACAATTTGATGGAAATTTAGTTGACTCAAAAGGAACAAGTTTTGATTTGAGTAGCGTATTTGAAGCCAAAGTTTTTAACGATAAAGCTGAGTTACGTTGGTTAAATGAATTAAATGGTGTGGGTAAGGCAGTTCTAATTTCAGAAGCAGATATTTCTAGTTGTTTAACCGACAATATCAATATTTTAACTGCCATTGATACTAACGAACAATGTTATTTGCTTTGGGGAGAAAAAGTTAGAAGTTTATCTACTCCTGGTTGGACAAGACTAGCCGCAGCAAGAATTGGGGCAATTGATGTCCCTGTTAGCAGTCAAACTGATGAAGCACGTATTTACTTGCAAACCCTAGAATATCTAGGCGAGGACGAATACGGCAATGTTGCTGTGGTTGAAGAACGGTTAATTAGATTAATTGAAAAACGGGTAATTAAATCAGAGGTAAAATAA